A stretch of Flavobacterium sp. N2270 DNA encodes these proteins:
- a CDS encoding T9SS type B sorting domain-containing protein: protein MKKIYLFIGLIFSIVSFSQGPGGSCATIASFCGDSSVPFNNVTNTANLGGIGCLGTSPNGAWYTFQVSTPGLLEFEISQTNAAGVGIDVDFICWGPFTSDPRLNPNLCTTTLEDYPNGSNASANNEVACSYSAAPVENFSIPNAVAGNFYVLLITNYSNQSGTITFDQTNNTGGTNGSTNCEICGVTLGPDRFICNSSVSSVTLTANFYSPPTTPTTLSYRWYLGGALQTTTTTNTLTVNQNGLWRVEVDRVACTPTEYDEIVVDIASGISSNSIGPYYGQAGECNPTFDLTSYLNDLMTPNNPANYTYEFYDLSDGSLIPDPTNFTPTSTTQVIIKITLGICESFSDPIDIIVDCIPATCSLTLTSAAVTTTQSVCLNQPITNIVYTPGGSATGVVLASGSFPTGVTGSFASGVFTITGTPTQLGTFNYTVETVGCTTNLQLSGTITVNDLPSLTSLSSNSPICYGEDAIFYFVGTANSTVSYTLNGGSTVLTVPLDASGNGSVTIAGATTNNTINLSNIAVGSCNSSLSNSESVVIQAQPTAGTNGTLTVCQGTTPTNAQLFAQLGGTPDPSGTWTNSGLVYTYTVAAVAPCTVNPTATVTVTEQVQPNAGTNGTLTVCQGTTPTNAELFAQLGGTPDTTGTWTNSGLVYTYTVNAVAPCTGTATATVTVTEQVQPNAGTNGTLTVCAGTTPTNAELFAQLGGTPDTTGTWTNSGLVYTYTVAATAPCTVNATATVTVTEQAQPNAGTNGTLTVCQGTIPTNAELFAQLGGTPDTTGTWTNSGLVYTYTVNAVAPCTGSATATVTVTEQVPPNAGTNGTLTVCQGTTPTNAELFAQLGGTPDTTGTWTNSGLVYTYTVNATAPCTGSATATVTVTEQVQPNAGTNGTLTVCVGTTPTNAELFAQLGGTPDTTGTWTNSGLVYTYTVAATAPCTVNATATVTVTEQAQPNAGTNGTLTVCAGTTPTNAELFAQLGGTPDTTGTWTNSGLVYTYTVNAVAPCTGTATATVTVTEQVQPNAGTNGTLTVCAGTTPTNAELFAQLGGTPDTTGTWTNSGLVYTYTVAATAPCTVNATATVTITEQAQPNAGTNGTLTVCQGTTPTNAELFAQLGGTPDTTGTWTNSGLVYTYTVNAIAPCTGSATATVTVTEQVPPNAGTNGTLTVCQGTTPTNAELFAQLGGTPDTTGTWTNSGLVYTYTVNATAPCTGSATATVTVTEQVQPNAGTNGTLTVCVGTTPTNAELFAQLGGTPDTTGTWTNSGLVYTYTVAATAPCTVNATATVTVTEQAQPNAGTNGTLTVCAGTTPTNAELFAQLGGAPDTTGTWTNSGLVYTYTVNAVAPCTGTATATVTVTEQVQPNAGTNGTLTVCAGTTPTNAELFAQLGGTPDTTGTWTNSGLVYTYTVAATAPCTVNATATVTVTEQAQPNAGTNGTLTVCQGTTPTNAELFAQLGGTPDTTGTWTSSGLVYTYTVNAVAPCTGSATATVTVTEQVVTASFSTGNSTACSGSSIVLNFTGTPNSTVYFTDGTNNYNVVLDATGTYNYNSAPLSSSVTYTLTSVVSASPYNCPQTINQNLNITISPRPTVTFVNNTPSICSGSTTDIILTSNVVGATFAWNAVGAQVSGSSSGTGNTINQLLTTTSNSVGEVVYTVIATANGCSGTPVEVRVLVNPIPDVVASPTSDVICSGTLTNISFSGSIAGTVFNWTVSQSGVIGATSGSGTSIQQVLSTTSLTTSGTAVYTVTPVLNGCPGTSVTVTITVNPTPEILGNPTHAPICSGGSTNIPVSAMDPATVFNYTVNAVGVTGASDGTIAFGVPIVQQLTTITNVAGYVDYTIIPTLNDCSGTPIVVRVRVNPLPIPVLEDGAICVDSSGNTFQTYYFHTGLSNATHTFVWYYEGGIISGATSTSYEADEAGSYSVIATNTLTGCVSERVFGTVIETNPATSFTTTVTNAFTDNATIVVSVPDGNGTIMYQIDDEELQSSNIFTGVSAGVHTITVVDTQGCTYMTQTVTVIDYPKYFTPNGDGINDNWNVIGLKNQPGAKLYIFDRYGKLIKQISTTGDGWDGTFNNKQLPSTDYWFTIEFDENGQQREFKAHFSLIR, encoded by the coding sequence ATGAAGAAAATATACTTATTTATTGGTTTGATATTTTCAATAGTATCATTCTCTCAAGGACCCGGTGGAAGTTGTGCAACTATTGCATCTTTTTGTGGAGATTCCTCAGTTCCGTTTAATAACGTTACTAATACTGCTAATTTAGGAGGTATAGGCTGTTTGGGTACTTCACCTAACGGTGCTTGGTATACATTTCAGGTAAGTACACCAGGTTTATTGGAATTTGAAATTTCTCAAACAAATGCTGCTGGAGTAGGAATTGATGTAGATTTTATTTGTTGGGGACCTTTTACATCGGATCCACGTTTAAATCCAAATTTATGTACTACTACTTTAGAAGATTATCCAAATGGTAGTAATGCATCAGCAAATAATGAAGTAGCCTGTAGTTATTCAGCTGCCCCTGTTGAAAATTTTTCAATACCTAATGCTGTCGCTGGAAATTTTTATGTTCTTTTAATAACAAACTATTCGAATCAATCAGGTACTATTACTTTCGATCAAACTAATAATACTGGTGGTACAAATGGTTCTACAAATTGTGAAATTTGTGGTGTTACTCTTGGACCAGATAGATTTATATGTAACTCGTCTGTTTCTTCAGTAACTTTAACAGCGAATTTTTATTCTCCACCAACAACTCCAACAACACTTTCTTATAGATGGTATTTAGGTGGTGCTTTACAAACTACTACTACAACAAATACTTTAACCGTTAATCAAAATGGACTTTGGCGAGTTGAAGTAGATAGAGTCGCTTGTACGCCGACTGAGTATGATGAAATAGTTGTTGATATTGCTTCTGGTATTTCATCAAATAGTATCGGCCCATACTATGGTCAAGCAGGAGAGTGTAATCCAACTTTTGATTTAACTAGTTATTTAAATGATTTAATGACTCCGAATAATCCTGCAAATTATACTTATGAGTTTTATGATTTATCTGACGGTAGCTTAATTCCTGACCCTACAAATTTTACACCTACTTCTACTACCCAAGTAATTATTAAAATTACTCTTGGTATTTGTGAAAGTTTTTCTGATCCAATTGATATTATTGTAGATTGTATTCCAGCTACTTGTTCTTTAACACTTACTTCTGCTGCAGTTACAACTACTCAATCAGTTTGTTTAAATCAACCAATTACAAATATTGTTTATACCCCAGGTGGCTCTGCAACAGGCGTAGTATTAGCTTCTGGTTCTTTTCCAACAGGTGTTACTGGTAGTTTTGCTTCAGGCGTATTTACAATAACAGGTACTCCAACTCAACTAGGAACTTTTAATTATACGGTCGAAACAGTTGGTTGTACTACTAATCTTCAGTTGTCTGGAACAATTACTGTTAATGATCTTCCTTCCTTGACTTCTTTATCAAGTAATAGCCCTATATGTTATGGAGAAGATGCAATTTTCTATTTTGTTGGTACTGCAAACTCTACTGTTTCTTATACTTTAAATGGTGGTTCAACGGTGTTAACAGTTCCTTTAGATGCTTCTGGAAATGGTTCTGTAACAATTGCTGGTGCAACCACAAATAATACAATAAATTTATCTAATATAGCTGTTGGTTCTTGTAATTCAAGTCTTTCAAATTCTGAATCTGTTGTTATTCAAGCGCAGCCTACGGCAGGAACAAACGGAACATTAACTGTTTGTCAAGGAACTACACCAACAAATGCACAATTATTTGCACAGTTAGGTGGAACACCAGATCCTTCAGGAACATGGACAAATTCAGGTCTAGTGTATACATATACAGTAGCAGCTGTTGCGCCTTGTACTGTTAATCCAACTGCTACAGTAACGGTTACAGAACAAGTACAACCTAATGCAGGAACAAATGGTACATTGACTGTTTGTCAGGGAACTACACCAACAAACGCAGAGTTATTTGCACAGTTAGGTGGAACTCCTGATACAACCGGAACATGGACAAATTCAGGACTAGTTTATACATATACAGTAAATGCGGTTGCTCCTTGTACAGGAACGGCTACAGCAACGGTTACTGTTACAGAACAAGTACAACCTAATGCTGGAACAAATGGTACACTGACTGTTTGTGCTGGAACTACACCAACAAACGCAGAGTTATTTGCACAGTTAGGCGGAACACCAGATACAACAGGAACATGGACAAATTCAGGACTAGTGTATACTTATACAGTTGCTGCAACAGCACCTTGTACAGTAAATGCAACTGCTACAGTAACAGTTACAGAACAAGCACAACCTAATGCCGGAACAAACGGAACATTAACTGTTTGTCAGGGAACTATACCAACAAACGCAGAGTTATTTGCACAGTTAGGAGGAACACCAGATACAACCGGAACATGGACAAATTCAGGACTAGTTTATACATATACAGTAAATGCGGTTGCTCCTTGTACAGGTTCAGCTACAGCAACGGTTACCGTTACAGAACAAGTACCACCCAACGCTGGGACTAATGGAACATTAACGGTTTGTCAGGGAACTACACCAACAAATGCAGAGTTATTTGCACAGTTGGGAGGTACACCAGATACAACAGGAACATGGACAAATTCAGGACTAGTTTATACATATACAGTAAATGCTACAGCTCCTTGTACAGGTTCAGCTACAGCAACGGTTACGGTTACAGAACAAGTTCAACCTAATGCCGGAACAAATGGTACATTAACTGTTTGTGTAGGTACAACACCAACAAATGCAGAGTTATTTGCACAGTTGGGCGGAACACCAGATACAACCGGAACATGGACAAATTCAGGTTTAGTGTATACATATACAGTTGCTGCAACAGCACCTTGTACAGTAAATGCAACTGCTACAGTAACAGTTACAGAACAAGCACAACCTAATGCCGGAACAAATGGTACATTAACTGTTTGTGCTGGAACTACACCGACAAATGCAGAGTTATTTGCACAGTTAGGTGGAACTCCTGATACAACCGGAACATGGACAAATTCAGGACTAGTTTATACATATACAGTAAATGCGGTTGCTCCTTGTACAGGAACGGCTACAGCAACGGTTACTGTTACAGAACAAGTACAACCTAATGCTGGAACAAATGGTACACTGACTGTTTGTGCTGGAACTACACCAACAAACGCAGAGTTATTTGCACAGTTAGGCGGAACACCAGATACAACAGGAACATGGACAAATTCAGGACTAGTGTATACTTATACAGTTGCTGCAACAGCACCTTGTACAGTAAATGCAACTGCTACAGTAACAATTACAGAACAAGCACAACCTAATGCCGGAACAAACGGAACATTAACTGTTTGTCAGGGAACTACACCAACAAACGCAGAGTTATTTGCACAGTTAGGAGGAACACCAGATACAACCGGAACATGGACAAATTCAGGACTAGTTTATACATATACAGTAAATGCTATTGCACCTTGTACAGGTTCAGCTACAGCAACGGTTACCGTTACAGAACAAGTACCACCCAACGCTGGGACTAATGGAACATTAACGGTTTGTCAGGGAACTACACCAACAAATGCAGAGTTATTTGCACAGTTGGGAGGTACACCAGATACAACAGGAACATGGACAAATTCAGGACTAGTTTATACATATACAGTAAATGCTACAGCTCCTTGTACAGGTTCAGCTACAGCAACGGTTACGGTTACAGAACAAGTTCAACCTAATGCCGGAACAAATGGTACATTAACTGTTTGTGTAGGTACAACACCAACAAATGCAGAGTTATTTGCACAGTTGGGCGGAACACCAGATACAACCGGAACATGGACAAATTCAGGTTTAGTGTATACATATACAGTTGCTGCAACAGCACCTTGTACAGTAAATGCAACTGCTACAGTAACAGTTACAGAACAAGCACAACCTAATGCCGGAACAAATGGTACATTAACTGTTTGTGCTGGAACTACACCGACAAATGCAGAGTTATTTGCACAGTTAGGTGGAGCACCAGATACAACCGGAACATGGACAAATTCAGGACTAGTTTATACATATACAGTAAATGCGGTTGCTCCTTGTACAGGAACGGCTACAGCAACGGTTACTGTTACAGAACAAGTACAACCTAATGCTGGAACAAATGGTACACTGACTGTTTGTGCTGGAACTACACCAACAAACGCAGAGTTATTTGCACAGTTAGGCGGAACACCAGATACAACAGGAACATGGACAAATTCAGGACTAGTGTATACTTATACAGTTGCTGCAACAGCACCTTGTACAGTAAATGCAACTGCTACAGTAACAGTTACAGAACAAGCACAACCTAATGCCGGAACAAACGGAACATTAACTGTTTGTCAGGGAACTACACCAACAAACGCAGAGTTATTTGCACAGTTAGGAGGAACACCAGATACAACCGGAACATGGACAAGTTCAGGACTAGTTTATACATATACAGTAAATGCGGTTGCTCCTTGTACAGGTTCTGCTACAGCAACTGTTACTGTTACAGAACAAGTTGTTACAGCAAGTTTTTCTACTGGAAACTCAACTGCTTGTTCAGGAAGTTCAATCGTTCTTAACTTTACTGGAACACCAAATTCAACAGTATATTTTACTGATGGTACAAATAACTATAATGTTGTTTTAGATGCAACAGGAACTTATAATTATAACTCAGCTCCATTAAGTTCTTCTGTGACTTATACACTTACAAGTGTAGTCTCAGCAAGTCCATATAATTGTCCGCAGACTATAAATCAAAATTTAAATATAACGATATCTCCACGTCCAACAGTAACTTTTGTCAATAATACACCAAGTATTTGTTCAGGTTCTACAACGGATATTATTTTAACGAGTAATGTTGTAGGTGCTACATTTGCATGGAATGCAGTTGGAGCTCAGGTTAGTGGTTCATCAAGTGGAACAGGAAATACAATTAATCAATTATTAACAACTACATCTAACTCAGTTGGAGAAGTAGTTTATACCGTAATTGCTACAGCAAATGGATGTTCAGGAACACCAGTAGAGGTTAGGGTTCTTGTAAATCCTATTCCTGATGTTGTTGCTTCACCAACTTCAGATGTTATTTGTTCAGGAACACTAACTAATATTTCGTTTAGTGGTTCAATAGCAGGTACAGTATTTAATTGGACAGTAAGTCAGTCAGGCGTTATAGGAGCTACTTCAGGAAGTGGAACAAGTATTCAACAAGTATTGTCTACTACAAGTTTAACCACTTCAGGAACTGCCGTTTACACAGTTACACCAGTTTTAAATGGATGTCCAGGTACTTCAGTTACAGTGACTATAACCGTAAATCCAACACCAGAGATATTAGGAAATCCAACACATGCTCCAATTTGTAGTGGAGGATCAACAAATATTCCAGTATCAGCAATGGATCCAGCAACTGTTTTTAATTATACAGTTAATGCTGTAGGAGTAACAGGAGCATCAGATGGAACAATTGCATTTGGAGTTCCAATTGTACAACAATTGACTACAATTACAAATGTTGCGGGATATGTTGATTATACAATTATTCCAACATTAAATGATTGTTCAGGAACACCAATTGTTGTTCGAGTACGAGTTAATCCATTGCCAATACCAGTATTAGAAGATGGTGCTATTTGTGTTGATTCATCAGGAAATACATTCCAAACATATTATTTCCATACAGGTTTAAGTAATGCTACACATACCTTTGTTTGGTATTATGAAGGGGGTATTATCTCAGGAGCTACATCAACAAGTTATGAAGCAGATGAAGCAGGAAGCTATTCAGTAATTGCAACAAATACTTTGACAGGATGTGTATCAGAGCGAGTATTCGGAACAGTAATAGAGACGAATCCGGCAACATCATTTACTACAACAGTAACCAATGCATTTACAGATAATGCTACAATTGTTGTAAGTGTTCCAGACGGAAATGGTACAATTATGTATCAGATAGATGATGAGGAATTACAATCGTCAAATATTTTCACTGGAGTAAGTGCAGGAGTTCATACTATTACAGTTGTAGATACTCAAGGATGTACTTATATGACCCAAACGGTTACAGTAATAGATTACCCAAAATATTTTACACCGAATGGAGATGGAATTAATGATAATTGGAATGTAATAGGCTTGAAGAATCAACCAGGAGCGAAGTTATACATCTTCGATAGATATGGTAAATTAATCAAGCAGATAAGTACTACTGGAGATGGATGGGACGGTACGTTTAACAATAAACAATTACCATCTACAGATTACTGGTTTACAATAGAATTTGATGAGAATGGACAACAGAGAGAATTTAAAGCTCACTTCTCATTGATTAGATAA
- the folE gene encoding GTP cyclohydrolase I FolE, which yields MINKEDLQEELGNNHIATSANTPLREGAFDVSDEDKIELIKKDVESILITLGMDLTDDSLKGTPNRVAKMFVKEIFGGLNPAKKPSSSTFDNKYKYNEMLVEKNIVVYSTCEHHLLPIVGRAHVAYISNGTVVGLSKMNRIVDYFAKRPQVQERLTIQIVEELQKVLGTKDVACVIDAKHLCVNSRGIRDIESSTVTAEFGGKFKEDKTRREFLDYIKLDTTF from the coding sequence ATGATAAATAAAGAAGATTTACAAGAAGAATTAGGAAATAATCATATTGCTACAAGTGCAAACACTCCATTAAGAGAAGGTGCTTTTGATGTTTCTGATGAAGATAAAATTGAATTAATTAAGAAAGACGTAGAAAGCATTCTTATAACTTTAGGAATGGATTTAACTGACGACAGCTTAAAAGGAACTCCTAATAGAGTTGCAAAAATGTTTGTTAAAGAAATTTTTGGAGGACTTAATCCTGCTAAAAAACCAAGTTCTTCTACATTTGACAATAAATACAAGTACAATGAAATGCTTGTAGAAAAAAACATAGTTGTATATTCTACTTGTGAACATCACTTGTTACCTATTGTTGGTCGTGCTCATGTTGCTTATATTTCAAATGGAACAGTTGTAGGATTATCTAAAATGAATAGAATTGTAGATTATTTTGCAAAACGTCCGCAAGTACAAGAACGTTTAACTATTCAAATTGTTGAAGAGCTTCAAAAAGTCTTGGGTACAAAAGATGTTGCCTGCGTAATCGATGCAAAACATTTATGTGTAAACTCTAGAGGTATACGTGATATTGAAAGCAGTACGGTTACTGCTGAATTTGGTGGAAAATTCAAAGAAGATAAAACAAGAAGAGAATTTCTCGATTATATAAAATTAGACACTACATTTTAA
- the cysS gene encoding cysteine--tRNA ligase — MQLYKSQDLKIYNTLTGNKEVFKPIHEGNIGMYVCGPTVYSNVHLGNVRTFMSFDVIYRYLKHLEFNVRYVRNITDAGHLTDDGDVDNDRFVKQSRLEKLEPMEIVQKYTVDFHKVLDNFNFLPPTIEPTATGHIIEQIELIEKLIEAGVAYESKGSVYFDVLAYNKKGLNYGELSNRNIDELFANTRDLDGQSEKKNPQDFALWKNASPAHIMRWNSPWGAGFPGWHLECTAMSTKYLGETFDIHGGGMDLKFPHHECEVAQGKACNGVSPVNYWMHTNMLTMNGLRMSKSTGNYILPMELVNGENNFFEKAFHPNIVRFCFLQAHYRSVLDISNDAMIASEKGFNRLADAYKLSKNLETSLTSSLDIKSWKKACYDAMNDDFNTPILIAQLFEAVRFINLVNDKKETLTREDIAILNETLYTFINDVLGLNLENTSTSVSSDNNKLEGVVNMLIEMRDEARANKNWGLSDEIRDKLLALGIQLKDGKDGTGFSIN, encoded by the coding sequence ATGCAATTATATAAAAGTCAAGACTTAAAAATTTACAACACACTTACAGGAAACAAAGAAGTTTTTAAACCTATCCATGAAGGAAACATAGGAATGTATGTTTGTGGACCAACAGTTTACAGCAATGTACATTTAGGAAACGTAAGAACTTTTATGAGTTTTGATGTAATATACCGCTATTTAAAACATTTAGAATTTAATGTTCGCTATGTAAGAAATATTACTGACGCTGGGCATTTAACAGATGATGGAGATGTTGATAATGACCGATTTGTGAAACAATCGCGATTAGAAAAGCTTGAACCAATGGAAATTGTACAGAAATATACAGTTGATTTTCATAAGGTTTTAGATAATTTCAACTTCTTACCTCCTACTATTGAGCCAACCGCAACCGGACATATTATTGAACAAATTGAATTGATTGAAAAATTAATTGAAGCTGGTGTTGCTTACGAAAGTAAAGGTTCAGTTTATTTTGATGTTTTAGCCTACAATAAAAAAGGGTTAAATTATGGCGAGTTAAGCAATAGAAATATTGATGAATTATTTGCTAATACTAGAGATTTAGACGGACAATCTGAAAAGAAAAACCCTCAAGATTTTGCCTTGTGGAAAAATGCGTCTCCAGCACATATTATGCGATGGAACTCTCCTTGGGGAGCTGGGTTTCCGGGTTGGCATTTAGAATGTACTGCAATGAGTACTAAATATTTAGGCGAAACATTTGATATTCATGGTGGCGGAATGGATTTAAAATTCCCGCATCATGAGTGTGAAGTTGCTCAAGGAAAAGCTTGTAACGGCGTTTCTCCTGTAAATTACTGGATGCACACTAATATGTTAACTATGAATGGTTTACGAATGAGTAAATCGACTGGGAATTATATTTTACCAATGGAATTAGTTAATGGTGAAAATAATTTCTTTGAAAAAGCTTTTCATCCTAATATTGTTCGTTTTTGTTTTTTACAGGCACATTACAGAAGTGTTTTAGATATTTCTAACGATGCTATGATTGCTAGTGAAAAAGGTTTTAATAGATTAGCTGATGCATATAAATTAAGCAAAAACCTTGAAACAAGCTTAACTTCTTCATTAGATATTAAAAGTTGGAAAAAAGCGTGTTATGATGCAATGAATGACGATTTTAATACGCCTATTTTAATTGCACAATTGTTTGAAGCTGTTCGTTTTATTAATTTAGTAAATGATAAAAAAGAAACACTTACAAGAGAAGATATTGCAATATTAAACGAAACACTTTATACTTTTATAAATGATGTTTTAGGTCTTAATTTAGAAAATACATCTACTAGCGTAAGTTCAGACAATAACAAACTAGAAGGAGTTGTAAATATGTTAATTGAGATGCGTGATGAAGCTAGAGCCAATAAAAACTGGGGTTTATCTGATGAAATCAGAGATAAATTACTTGCGCTTGGCATTCAGTTAAAAGATGGCAAAGACGGAACTGGATTTAGCATAAACTAA
- the yidD gene encoding membrane protein insertion efficiency factor YidD, translating to MIKKIVKILTYPFIFLFRFYQVAISPYTPAACRFEPTCSHYSIEALKKYGLFKGGFLAVKRILSCHPWGKSGYDPVP from the coding sequence ATGATTAAAAAAATTGTAAAAATATTAACTTATCCATTTATATTTTTGTTTCGATTTTATCAAGTTGCTATTTCTCCGTACACTCCTGCTGCTTGTAGGTTTGAACCAACATGCTCGCACTATTCTATTGAAGCTTTAAAAAAATACGGATTATTTAAAGGCGGATTTTTAGCTGTAAAAAGAATTTTAAGTTGTCATCCATGGGGAAAAAGCGGCTATGATCCTGTGCCTTGA
- the lgt gene encoding prolipoprotein diacylglyceryl transferase, whose translation MLYALNMIWNPSGGIDLGFLNIRFYSLMFVIAFGLGWYLMKAIYEREGETLEKLDNLFVSTVLATLVGARLGHVFFYDWDYFKDHKLEILLPIRENANESILGIIQGWEFTGFAGLASHGAAIAIIIVMLYYSKKVIHKPILWILDRIVIPVASGAIFVRLGNFMNSEIVGTETTSSFGIKFIRDWYSPRQAFEITKIGNTNEAYKAIENNSEYSEILAAVVPKHPAQLYEAFGYVFVFAILYYMYWKTEARNKQGLLFGLFLVLLWTVRFFVEYVKGSQGGFEENPIFSALSTGQWLSIPFIIAGFYFIFRSKKTA comes from the coding sequence ATGCTTTATGCTTTAAATATGATTTGGAATCCTTCTGGAGGAATTGACCTAGGCTTTTTAAACATTCGTTTTTACAGTTTAATGTTTGTAATTGCTTTTGGATTAGGTTGGTATCTAATGAAAGCTATTTACGAAAGAGAAGGTGAAACATTAGAAAAATTAGACAACTTATTTGTTTCAACCGTTTTAGCAACTTTAGTTGGAGCACGTTTAGGCCATGTATTTTTTTATGATTGGGATTATTTTAAAGATCATAAATTAGAAATTTTATTACCTATAAGAGAAAATGCCAACGAATCGATACTTGGAATTATCCAAGGCTGGGAATTTACAGGTTTTGCTGGGTTAGCTAGTCACGGAGCTGCAATTGCTATTATCATTGTAATGCTATATTATAGTAAAAAAGTTATTCACAAGCCTATTTTATGGATATTAGACCGAATTGTAATTCCAGTTGCAAGTGGAGCTATTTTTGTTCGTTTAGGTAACTTTATGAATTCGGAAATTGTAGGAACCGAAACAACTTCTTCTTTTGGAATTAAATTTATAAGAGATTGGTATTCACCAAGACAAGCTTTTGAAATTACAAAAATCGGAAATACTAACGAAGCATATAAAGCAATTGAAAACAACTCAGAATATTCTGAAATTTTAGCTGCTGTAGTACCTAAACACCCAGCGCAACTATATGAAGCATTTGGATATGTATTTGTTTTCGCTATTCTTTACTATATGTATTGGAAAACAGAAGCTAGAAACAAACAAGGGCTATTATTTGGTTTATTTTTAGTATTACTTTGGACTGTACGTTTTTTTGTGGAATATGTAAAAGGTAGTCAAGGAGGTTTTGAGGAAAACCCAATATTTTCAGCTCTTTCAACAGGTCAATGGTTAAGTATTCCCTTCATTATAGCTGGTTTTTATTTTATATTTAGGAGTAAAAAAACAGCATAA
- a CDS encoding gliding motility lipoprotein GldH, whose protein sequence is MIKLNFLLLLVAVLFMSCNPNYVFNDFNSNFESNRWNSNEEVVFEFDNENDIKVSSINLHIRHIYDFQFANVPTEVIIIFPNGSNEKFHLDVKYKDETGKELGQCSGDICDLYTPITSNINLRKGKYKFIVKNKFPSPFLPNILGVGILIEK, encoded by the coding sequence ATGATTAAGTTAAACTTTTTACTTCTGTTAGTTGCCGTTCTTTTTATGTCATGTAATCCAAATTATGTTTTTAATGATTTTAATTCCAATTTTGAATCAAATAGGTGGAATTCTAATGAAGAAGTAGTTTTTGAGTTTGATAATGAAAACGACATAAAAGTTAGTTCAATTAACCTGCACATTAGACATATTTATGATTTTCAATTTGCGAATGTTCCAACTGAAGTAATTATTATTTTTCCTAATGGTTCCAATGAAAAATTTCATTTAGACGTTAAGTATAAGGATGAAACAGGAAAAGAATTAGGTCAATGCTCAGGAGATATTTGTGATTTATATACACCAATTACAAGTAACATAAATTTAAGAAAAGGTAAATATAAGTTTATAGTTAAAAATAAATTTCCAAGTCCGTTTTTACCTAATATATTAGGAGTAGGCATTTTAATTGAAAAGTAA